One Paracidovorax avenae ATCC 19860 genomic region harbors:
- a CDS encoding SDR family oxidoreductase, with protein sequence MQRLQGKTVLVTAAGQGIGRASALAMVREGAEVWATDINDQALSQLAAEAAAEGCASLRTARLDVLDSEAVNAFARHTGRVDVLFNCAGYVHQGDILACEEGEWDFTFDLNVKSMYRTIRAYLPSMLAGGGGCIINMASAASSVKGVPNRFAYGASKGAVIGLTKPLATDYVQKGIRCNAICPGTIESPSLRGRIREQAARSGAGEAEVRAAFVARQPTGRVGRPEEVAALVVYLASDESSFTTGAIHLIDGGWSN encoded by the coding sequence ATGCAACGTCTGCAAGGAAAAACCGTCCTGGTCACTGCGGCGGGCCAGGGTATAGGCAGGGCCAGCGCCCTGGCGATGGTCCGCGAGGGGGCCGAGGTCTGGGCCACGGACATCAATGACCAGGCGCTGTCCCAACTCGCGGCCGAAGCCGCGGCCGAGGGCTGCGCATCTCTGCGAACGGCCCGCCTGGACGTGCTGGACAGCGAGGCGGTCAACGCCTTCGCCCGGCACACGGGCCGGGTGGACGTGCTGTTCAACTGCGCGGGCTACGTGCACCAAGGCGACATCCTGGCGTGCGAGGAAGGGGAATGGGACTTCACTTTCGACCTGAATGTCAAGTCCATGTACCGCACCATCCGCGCCTACCTGCCATCCATGCTGGCAGGGGGCGGTGGCTGCATCATCAACATGGCCTCGGCGGCGTCCAGCGTGAAGGGTGTGCCCAACCGGTTCGCCTATGGCGCCTCCAAGGGCGCGGTGATCGGTCTGACGAAGCCGCTGGCGACCGACTATGTGCAGAAGGGGATCCGCTGCAACGCCATCTGCCCGGGCACCATCGAGTCACCCTCGCTGCGGGGGCGCATCCGGGAGCAGGCCGCGCGCTCCGGCGCCGGCGAGGCCGAAGTCCGGGCCGCCTTCGTGGCACGGCAGCCGACCGGCCGCGTGGGGCGCCCCGAGGAGGTGGCCGCGCTCGTGGTGTACCTGGCGAGCGACGAGTCGTCCTTCACTACCGGCGCCATCCACCTGATCGACGGCGGCTGGTCCAACTGA